A stretch of DNA from Yoonia sp. BS5-3:
ACCGTGAGGTTGCGCAAGATGTGATTGCCAAGGTCGGCCTGGCGGGTTTTGAAAAACGGCTCCCGCGAGAGCTTTCAGGCGGGATGCAACAACGGGTCGGCATTGCACGGGCCCTGTTTCGCAACCCCGATATCCTGTTGATGGATGAACCGTTCTCGGCGCTTGACGCCCTGACCCGTGATCAAATGGGCTACGAACTGCTTGATCTTTGGCAATCCAGCCCAAAGACGGTCCTGTTTATCACACACTCCATCCCCGAAGCCTTACTGCTTGCCGACCGTATTCTGGTGATGAGCGCGCGGCCCGGCAAAATCATTGCAGACTACAAGGTGCCGCTGGGGCGTCCGCGTGATGAACACACCTTGCGTGCCACAGAAATCCAAGACCTCGCCACCGAGCTACGCGATCTGTTGATCGCAAAGGAGACCGTCTGATGTCCCTCCCAACCCAAGACCCTCTGATGGCCCGCTTGATGCGCACGCCCGGCTTGTTGCCTGCACTGACCTTCGCCATTCTGTTGATTGTGTGGGAAGCCTCCACATGGCTGTTCGCCATCCCGACCTATATCCTGCCCGGCCCGTCACGCATCATCGGCGGCTTTGACGCAGTCCCCTTTGCCCGCTGGATGGAACATATCTGGGCGACCCTGCGTGTGGCCTTGATCGGGTATGTCGTCGCAATCGTTGTGTCGTTGCCCATCGCCGTGGGCCTTGCAAAGTCGGAATTCATGGCGCTGGCGTTCTATCCGCTTTTGGTTGTCATCCAATCCGTGCCCGTCGTCGCTGTCGCCCCCATCATCATCGTGGTGCTGGGCACCGATGACGCGCCGCGTGTGCTGATCACCTTCCTGATCGCATTCTTCCCGCTGGTGGTTTCCATGACAACGGGGCTGCGGGCGACGCCGCCGGAACTGATCGAACTGTCCAGATCCCTGCGCGCGCCTGCGTACCGCGAGATCACACAGATCCGCCTGCCTTTTGCGACGCCTTACATCTTCTCCGGGTTGCAAATTTCCATCACGCTTGCTGTCATCGGGGCCGTCGTGGCCGAATTCGTCGCAGCGGATGCAGGCATCGGATACTTCATCCAGTTTTCAACATCCATGTTCCGCCTGCCAGAGGCTTGGGCCGGTCTCACATTGCTCGTCGCGATGTCGCTGGTCTTGTTCCAAAGCGTGGGCCTCGTCCAAAAGCTGATCATGCCCTGGTCTCTGCCTAAAGAGTGAACCAGAGCGTGGGTTGCGGAACCAGTTGTCGAATGGTCTGGAGATTTCGTGGTTGCAGCGAAGGTCCGCTATGCGGGCTGCGCTCGCAGAATTGTCGTAAGTTGGCCAAAGTCCGCAATGGGCCGCTAGCAATCAAGGAGGCGGCATCTCGCCAACACAAAACCTAGCTACTCGTAGCAAAGAGTTAATATTCAAACGAAAAAGCGAAACACTTTTGTCAAAAGAGACAAACCAAGTGTCATCTTACATGGAGGAAAATGGTGAGCCGTG
This window harbors:
- a CDS encoding ABC transporter ATP-binding protein; translation: MVRAPDAITFADVGQTFATRTGPLTALSGVDVAIKRHEFVAVLGPSGCGKSTLLRLTAGLVKPTEGTVSVFDMPVTQPRDDVGIVFQQATLLPWANVEDNVAFPAKHMRGRISKQDREVAQDVIAKVGLAGFEKRLPRELSGGMQQRVGIARALFRNPDILLMDEPFSALDALTRDQMGYELLDLWQSSPKTVLFITHSIPEALLLADRILVMSARPGKIIADYKVPLGRPRDEHTLRATEIQDLATELRDLLIAKETV
- a CDS encoding ABC transporter permease, with product MSLPTQDPLMARLMRTPGLLPALTFAILLIVWEASTWLFAIPTYILPGPSRIIGGFDAVPFARWMEHIWATLRVALIGYVVAIVVSLPIAVGLAKSEFMALAFYPLLVVIQSVPVVAVAPIIIVVLGTDDAPRVLITFLIAFFPLVVSMTTGLRATPPELIELSRSLRAPAYREITQIRLPFATPYIFSGLQISITLAVIGAVVAEFVAADAGIGYFIQFSTSMFRLPEAWAGLTLLVAMSLVLFQSVGLVQKLIMPWSLPKE